A single genomic interval of Rosistilla ulvae harbors:
- a CDS encoding PVC-type heme-binding CxxCH protein, with protein MLPLLRLSITALLVLVSSYQAVASEPIFDKGDHVVYIGNTLADRMQHDAWLESYLHALLPEHELTFRNLGFSGDEVKLRQRADNFGDADMWLSKCGADVVLCFFGYNESLKGEAGLKTFEADLATMIDQMRSQKYNGESAPKLIVFSPLAHEDLQSPHLPDGSENNKNLAIYTTAMQKICAAKQVPFVDLFTLSKKLYSEADEPLTMNGIHLLDRGNRAVARALLASPESPFAELGNPTLPSDAEIAKLREAILDKNYQWFSRYRVVDEYNVFGGRSKLAWFGQSNADVMMREMEIFDVKTANRDRKIWAIASGGDLDLKDEKIPAELVVRPNKEGPLPGGAFPYLDGEEAISQMTVQPGMQVNLFASEKQFPRLVNPVQMSVDTDGRLWASVWPSYPHWNPVEPRKDAIVILPDEDRDGRADELIVFADGLNSVTGFEFWGGGVLVAALPELWFLKDTDGDNRADVKIRMLQGLSSADTHHSANAMLLGPDGWVYWSRGIFNVAALETPTQTFRSGASGVHRFNPRTFEFEFHYPIGPNPHGDVFDRWGYQFANDGTSGTGGYVSIGKGQRPGGRQWFKKEWRPVAATGLLSSSHFPDASQNNFLICNTIGFLGVLQYEVQYNGAEITANRTVDLLQSSDPNFRPSDIEVGGDGAVYVADWQNTLIGHMQHNMRDPNRDDRHGRIYRIAAEGRPLLQPVKMQGKPTAEVLQNFFSKENGVRYRTRIELSGRESKEVIDAVDRFAATLNPQHADPDRDESQALLECLWVHEEHRVPNIGLVEKTFQAAEPRVRAAAIRTLGHWANHKLAGRPMTDHLPGWEALLSAAAQDDSALVRAEAVKAAVDFGGLPSAEAIFEVATRPTDPELVDVLNFARSQIRVDDMIGEAIRSKTPLSPAAQTYALANASPNLLLEMDKSNAVYEALLTRERIPAAIRREAIEAIAKANDRSPLEQLAIQLQGAEEQKLGSLNDLADLLPIVAGNASSNAGVLRQLADQTQVSPVRAAAYTAWLNTGDVDSVWQHALGSRDRLRDALSSVGKMQNEAARAKVYPSVRRLMFDLPESLRSAEDNQAAPSSQAVRFEYYVPNPKNVRRETLDNLSPQLTGSLDQFEKYVPGGKKDGFATRQTASIVVPTTGVYTFYLTSDDGSRLFIDGKELIDNDGLHGMSEKSGKTQLDAGLHSIVVNYFDNGGGDGLAVAWQGPGLSKQMIDATVLRPAGSGNLKQQALQVIAAWPGHLDAKIADFSKLVTADSLTGAALQALASLPSQKVAQQLSEADAAAILQTLLQRADAATPVERQSGSFANLLQLGTRLTRATGKAVAGAGKQLNELRASIPVKADPKVMELGAEVYARESHCATCHQPSGQGLPNLYPPIDGSLWTTGNQDRLIRMVLDGMHGTIEVKGKRYSSPPLPPMTGFRQLLNDEEIAAVLTYVRNSWTNRAQPIDPAHVAKMRAIDRGKDATFWSAVDLLAEYPMEDGSVAVAQASTDGWIPKLVQEWKGSDFSDADLAAGGRSFESGALAFKRIGCIQCHKIGNEGGVFGPNLADLDKKKRTPAYLLESMLDPSKDIEEKYAMRTYLMISGEVISGFVVAETATEVHVKSDPLNQDKPTVVIKEDIEHEKKNEKSAMPTGLLNYFTKEQVLDLIAYVMAAGDPTSEVFKD; from the coding sequence ATGTTACCGCTGCTTCGCCTTTCCATTACTGCACTTCTTGTCCTGGTCTCGTCGTACCAGGCGGTCGCCAGCGAACCGATCTTCGACAAGGGAGACCATGTCGTCTATATCGGCAACACGCTTGCCGATCGGATGCAACACGATGCGTGGTTGGAGAGCTATCTGCATGCGTTATTGCCAGAGCATGAGTTGACCTTCCGGAATCTTGGATTCTCCGGGGACGAAGTCAAGCTACGGCAGCGGGCCGACAATTTTGGCGACGCGGACATGTGGCTGTCCAAATGTGGTGCCGACGTCGTGCTCTGCTTCTTCGGATACAACGAATCGCTTAAAGGCGAAGCGGGACTGAAAACTTTCGAAGCCGATTTGGCGACGATGATCGATCAGATGCGCTCTCAAAAGTACAACGGTGAATCGGCACCCAAGCTGATCGTCTTTTCCCCGTTGGCGCACGAAGATCTCCAGAGTCCGCATCTGCCCGACGGCAGCGAGAACAACAAAAATCTAGCGATCTACACGACAGCGATGCAGAAGATTTGCGCCGCCAAGCAAGTCCCCTTTGTCGATCTGTTTACGCTCTCGAAGAAGCTTTACAGCGAAGCGGATGAACCGCTGACGATGAACGGGATTCACTTGCTCGATCGCGGCAACCGGGCTGTCGCTCGGGCGCTGCTTGCTTCCCCCGAATCTCCCTTTGCCGAACTGGGAAATCCAACGCTGCCGAGCGATGCGGAAATTGCAAAATTGCGTGAGGCGATCCTCGATAAGAACTATCAATGGTTCAGCCGGTACCGCGTCGTGGACGAATACAACGTCTTTGGTGGCCGATCGAAACTCGCTTGGTTCGGACAATCCAACGCCGACGTGATGATGCGGGAGATGGAAATCTTCGACGTCAAAACGGCTAATCGCGATCGCAAGATCTGGGCTATTGCCAGCGGAGGTGATCTCGATCTGAAGGACGAAAAAATTCCAGCCGAACTGGTCGTCCGCCCCAACAAGGAAGGGCCCTTGCCCGGCGGTGCGTTCCCCTATCTCGATGGCGAGGAAGCGATCTCGCAGATGACGGTCCAGCCGGGGATGCAAGTGAATCTGTTCGCTTCGGAAAAACAGTTCCCGCGGCTGGTCAATCCCGTCCAGATGTCGGTCGATACCGATGGACGCTTGTGGGCTTCGGTTTGGCCTTCCTATCCTCACTGGAATCCTGTCGAACCTCGCAAGGATGCGATCGTCATCCTGCCCGACGAAGATCGCGATGGTCGCGCCGATGAATTGATCGTCTTTGCCGATGGATTGAACAGCGTCACCGGATTTGAGTTCTGGGGAGGTGGCGTGTTGGTCGCGGCCTTGCCGGAATTGTGGTTCCTGAAAGATACCGACGGGGACAACCGCGCCGATGTCAAGATTCGCATGTTGCAAGGACTCTCCAGCGCCGACACGCACCATAGCGCCAACGCGATGCTGTTGGGCCCCGATGGTTGGGTCTACTGGTCGCGAGGGATCTTCAACGTGGCGGCTCTCGAAACGCCCACACAGACCTTCCGGTCGGGGGCCAGCGGCGTTCATCGCTTCAATCCTCGCACCTTTGAATTCGAGTTCCATTATCCGATTGGCCCCAATCCGCACGGCGACGTCTTCGACCGCTGGGGGTATCAATTCGCCAACGATGGAACTTCGGGAACCGGTGGATATGTGAGTATCGGGAAAGGGCAACGCCCAGGCGGTCGCCAATGGTTCAAAAAAGAATGGCGGCCTGTGGCGGCGACGGGCCTGCTGTCCAGTAGCCATTTCCCCGATGCCAGTCAAAACAACTTTTTGATCTGCAATACGATTGGTTTCTTGGGCGTGTTGCAATACGAAGTCCAATACAACGGAGCGGAGATCACCGCGAATCGGACCGTCGATCTGCTGCAGTCATCCGATCCGAACTTCCGTCCGTCGGATATCGAAGTCGGTGGGGATGGCGCGGTCTACGTCGCCGATTGGCAAAACACGTTGATCGGACACATGCAGCACAACATGCGCGATCCGAATCGCGACGATCGACATGGGCGGATCTACCGGATCGCGGCGGAAGGACGCCCGCTGTTGCAGCCGGTGAAGATGCAGGGGAAACCGACAGCGGAAGTGCTTCAAAATTTCTTCAGCAAAGAAAATGGCGTTCGCTATCGGACGCGAATCGAATTGAGCGGTCGCGAGTCAAAAGAAGTGATCGACGCCGTCGATCGCTTTGCCGCCACCTTGAATCCCCAGCATGCCGATCCCGACCGCGACGAATCGCAGGCGTTGTTGGAATGTTTGTGGGTTCACGAGGAGCATCGCGTCCCGAACATCGGCTTGGTGGAAAAGACGTTCCAGGCCGCGGAGCCACGCGTCCGCGCGGCGGCGATCCGCACGCTGGGACATTGGGCAAACCACAAACTGGCCGGACGACCGATGACCGATCACTTGCCCGGTTGGGAAGCACTGTTGTCGGCAGCGGCGCAAGACGATTCGGCACTCGTCCGCGCCGAGGCGGTCAAAGCGGCTGTCGATTTTGGTGGCTTGCCGTCCGCCGAAGCGATCTTCGAAGTCGCAACGCGTCCGACCGATCCCGAATTGGTCGACGTCCTGAACTTTGCTCGCAGCCAGATTCGCGTCGACGATATGATCGGCGAAGCGATCCGGTCCAAGACGCCGTTGTCTCCCGCGGCTCAGACGTACGCGTTGGCCAACGCCTCTCCAAACCTGTTGTTGGAAATGGACAAGTCCAACGCCGTGTATGAAGCGTTGTTGACGCGGGAGCGGATTCCGGCGGCGATCCGGCGAGAAGCGATCGAAGCGATTGCGAAAGCCAATGATCGATCGCCGTTGGAACAATTGGCGATCCAATTGCAGGGTGCGGAAGAGCAGAAACTGGGGAGCCTGAACGACCTCGCCGATCTGCTTCCGATCGTCGCAGGGAACGCTTCGTCCAACGCGGGGGTGTTGCGGCAGTTGGCCGACCAAACGCAAGTGTCGCCAGTTCGCGCAGCCGCTTACACCGCTTGGTTGAACACGGGCGATGTCGACAGTGTTTGGCAACACGCACTGGGGTCGCGCGATCGATTGCGCGATGCGTTGTCCAGCGTTGGCAAGATGCAAAACGAGGCTGCCCGCGCGAAGGTCTATCCATCGGTTCGGCGGTTGATGTTCGATCTGCCCGAATCGCTCCGCAGCGCCGAGGACAACCAAGCGGCGCCCAGCAGCCAAGCGGTGCGGTTTGAGTACTATGTCCCGAATCCTAAAAACGTGCGACGGGAAACGTTGGACAACTTGAGCCCTCAGTTGACCGGATCGCTCGACCAGTTCGAGAAGTATGTCCCTGGCGGTAAGAAAGATGGCTTCGCCACGCGGCAAACCGCGTCGATCGTTGTCCCGACCACCGGGGTGTACACGTTCTACCTGACGTCCGACGACGGGTCGCGCTTGTTCATCGATGGCAAAGAATTGATCGACAACGACGGCTTGCACGGGATGTCCGAGAAGAGCGGCAAGACGCAATTGGATGCCGGGTTGCATTCGATCGTTGTCAATTACTTTGATAACGGCGGTGGCGACGGATTGGCGGTTGCGTGGCAAGGCCCAGGGCTGTCCAAGCAGATGATCGATGCCACGGTCTTGCGGCCTGCTGGCAGTGGCAATCTGAAGCAGCAAGCGTTGCAAGTGATCGCCGCTTGGCCTGGTCATCTGGATGCCAAGATCGCCGATTTTTCCAAGCTGGTGACGGCCGATTCGCTGACGGGGGCGGCGCTACAGGCACTCGCTTCGTTGCCTAGTCAGAAGGTTGCCCAACAGTTGTCCGAAGCGGACGCGGCGGCAATCCTGCAGACGCTGCTTCAGCGAGCCGATGCGGCGACGCCGGTTGAGCGGCAGAGCGGTTCGTTCGCGAATCTGTTGCAATTGGGGACCCGTCTAACTCGGGCCACGGGAAAGGCGGTCGCCGGTGCAGGCAAGCAGTTGAACGAACTGCGGGCGAGCATTCCGGTCAAGGCCGATCCGAAGGTGATGGAACTGGGGGCGGAGGTGTACGCTCGGGAGAGCCATTGTGCGACTTGCCATCAACCGAGCGGCCAGGGTTTGCCCAATCTCTATCCACCGATCGATGGCAGCCTGTGGACCACCGGCAATCAAGATCGTTTGATCCGAATGGTGTTGGATGGCATGCATGGAACGATCGAAGTCAAAGGGAAGCGATACAGTTCTCCGCCGCTGCCGCCGATGACCGGTTTCCGTCAACTGCTCAACGACGAAGAGATCGCCGCCGTTCTGACTTACGTCCGCAACTCGTGGACTAACCGGGCCCAGCCGATCGATCCGGCACACGTCGCGAAGATGCGTGCGATCGACCGCGGCAAAGATGCGACGTTCTGGAGCGCTGTCGATCTGTTGGCCGAATATCCGATGGAAGATGGCAGCGTCGCCGTCGCGCAAGCATCGACCGATGGCTGGATTCCGAAGTTGGTTCAAGAATGGAAGGGGAGCGATTTCAGCGACGCCGACCTGGCCGCTGGCGGACGTTCGTTCGAATCGGGGGCGTTGGCGTTCAAGCGAATCGGTTGCATTCAGTGCCACAAGATCGGAAACGAAGGAGGCGTCTTCGGACCCAACTTGGCCGATCTGGACAAGAAGAAACGCACCCCAGCCTATCTGCTGGAATCGATGCTCGATCCTTCCAAAGATATCGAAGAGAAGTACGCGATGCGGACCTATCTGATGATCTCTGGCGAAGTAATCTCTGGGTTTGTCGTTGCCGAAACGGCAACCGAGGTTCACGTGAAATCGGATCCGTTGAACCAAGACAAACCGACCGTCGTGATCAAAGAGGATATCGAGCACGAAAAGAAGAACGAAAAGTCCGCGATGCCAACCGGCTTGCTGAACTACTTCACCAAGGAACAGGTCCTCGATCTGATCGCCTATGTGATGGCAGCTGGCGATCCAACAAGCGAGGTGTTTAAGGACTAG
- a CDS encoding sensor histidine kinase produces the protein MKIAFKMMLVSLSVIAAVTWILSWFLLQQQEDVFLARAEEVAGRFAAETTGTLAGSPASERRKICSEMSRPPSIEWQYHSRWVWFDAQSPQEGPRVAVEIQSLRRQQLQSVPVRDAEGQLHLFSYIPIETDQARPGGLEFVQSMDQLQQARQESMRAIWILAAAVMVSSTLAVGVASLYFLAHPLQRLTHKVARIADGDLSSPLQGHARDELGELADGINAMCERLTETQSAVDAESAAKVAAIEQLRHEDRLRTVGRLASGIAHELGTPLNVIQGRAQLIKGATNDPQRIDTSAGEIIKESQRMTSIIRQLLDFARRDTPRRIVCSLNQIAEQTISLLQSMSQRRDVTLELIASDDVSGEVDANQIQQVLTNLIVNAIDACDAGGRVSVQVARHADSARIDVVDNGHGVDNEDIQQVFEPFYTTKPVGEGTGLGLSIVNRIVQEHGGQIDIHSEPGVQTTFQITLPIASRDPIPADPTTHVPS, from the coding sequence ATGAAAATTGCGTTCAAAATGATGTTGGTCTCGCTGTCGGTCATCGCCGCGGTGACTTGGATCCTGTCGTGGTTTTTGCTGCAGCAACAGGAAGATGTCTTCCTGGCTCGGGCCGAAGAAGTCGCTGGCCGGTTTGCCGCCGAAACGACCGGAACGCTGGCCGGTAGCCCCGCCTCGGAACGACGCAAAATTTGCTCGGAGATGTCACGTCCCCCTTCGATTGAATGGCAGTATCACTCCCGTTGGGTCTGGTTCGATGCGCAGTCCCCACAGGAAGGGCCGCGCGTTGCCGTCGAGATCCAATCGCTGCGACGCCAGCAATTGCAAAGCGTGCCGGTCCGCGATGCCGAGGGTCAGCTGCATCTGTTCAGCTATATTCCGATCGAAACCGACCAAGCTCGCCCCGGTGGTCTGGAATTCGTCCAATCGATGGATCAATTGCAGCAAGCCCGCCAGGAATCGATGCGAGCGATTTGGATCCTGGCCGCCGCGGTGATGGTTTCGTCGACGCTGGCCGTTGGCGTTGCCAGTCTCTATTTTCTGGCACACCCGCTGCAACGCTTGACGCATAAAGTCGCCCGGATCGCCGACGGAGATCTCTCCTCGCCGCTGCAAGGACACGCTCGCGATGAATTGGGAGAACTGGCCGACGGGATCAATGCGATGTGCGAACGGTTGACCGAGACACAATCGGCGGTCGATGCCGAATCGGCTGCCAAGGTCGCCGCGATCGAGCAATTGCGCCACGAAGATCGTCTGCGCACCGTGGGCCGGTTGGCGTCGGGGATCGCTCACGAACTGGGCACGCCGTTGAACGTCATCCAGGGACGGGCCCAATTGATCAAAGGGGCAACCAACGATCCACAGCGAATCGACACCAGTGCCGGTGAGATTATCAAGGAGTCTCAACGGATGACCTCGATCATCCGCCAGCTGCTCGATTTCGCTCGCCGCGACACGCCGCGTCGGATCGTTTGTTCGTTGAATCAAATCGCCGAACAAACGATCTCGCTGCTGCAATCGATGTCCCAGCGCCGCGATGTTACGCTGGAATTGATCGCCAGCGACGACGTGTCGGGCGAAGTCGATGCCAATCAGATCCAACAGGTTTTGACCAATTTGATCGTCAACGCAATCGATGCGTGCGACGCCGGCGGCCGGGTCAGCGTGCAAGTCGCCCGGCACGCCGATAGCGCCCGAATCGACGTCGTCGACAATGGGCACGGCGTCGACAACGAAGACATTCAACAGGTCTTCGAGCCCTTCTACACAACGAAGCCAGTGGGCGAAGGGACCGGTTTGGGACTGTCGATCGTCAACCGAATCGTCCAAGAGCATGGTGGGCAAATCGATATCCACAGCGAACCAGGCGTCCAGACAACATTCCAAATCACACTGCCGATCGCTTCCCGCGATCCGATCCCCGCCGATCCGACAACTCACGTTCCTTCCTAA
- a CDS encoding RNA recognition motif domain-containing protein, with protein sequence MGKKLYCGNLVFGATSSDLEQLFGQFGVVESAQVISDRETGRSKGFGFVEMSSDEEAAAAIEGLNEQDYDGRALVVNEARPREDRGGGGGYRGGGGGGGYRGGGGGGRY encoded by the coding sequence GTGGGTAAGAAGCTGTACTGCGGGAACTTGGTTTTTGGTGCTACGAGTTCCGACTTAGAGCAGTTGTTTGGTCAGTTTGGCGTTGTCGAAAGCGCTCAAGTGATCAGCGATCGCGAAACAGGACGCAGCAAGGGGTTTGGTTTTGTCGAAATGTCCAGCGACGAAGAAGCCGCTGCGGCAATCGAAGGTCTGAATGAGCAAGATTATGATGGCCGCGCCTTGGTCGTCAATGAAGCTCGCCCTCGCGAAGATCGTGGCGGTGGCGGCGGCTATCGTGGCGGTGGTGGCGGCGGCGGTTATCGCGGCGGCGGCGGTGGCGGACGCTACTAA
- a CDS encoding sigma-54-dependent transcriptional regulator produces the protein MPDNAPSKPKPRVLVVDDQQSMCELTKDAIEPHDFSVEWFTDPLEAFAAFQRNQFDVVLTDMQMKGLNGIELCDRIVSSRSDVPVVVMTAFGSMETAIGAIRAGAYDFVTKPLDFEMLALTLGRAVERRDMQQQIRLLSQQVAAARRGSLDQILGESPVMLRLADQVRQIADSEASVLITGESGSGKEMAAQAIHRLSRRSQNTFVALNCAALPESLLESELFGHTKGAFTDASADRQGLFFQADGGTIFLDELGEMPMPMQVKLLRALEQGAARPVGGSDERPFNVRLLTATNRDLEAMVEAGTFREDLFYRINVIQIEMPPLRSRGTDVLILAQHFIDQFARQAERPIGGLSETAAQKLVDYNWPGNVRELRNVIQRAVALTRYDHIAPEDLPEKIRNHRGKQVLIGGEDPAELLPMEAVEARYIQHVLEAVGGNKTTAAKILGFDRKTLYRKLKETK, from the coding sequence ATGCCAGACAATGCTCCCTCCAAGCCCAAGCCGCGCGTGCTGGTCGTCGACGATCAACAAAGCATGTGCGAATTGACAAAAGACGCGATCGAACCTCACGATTTTTCAGTCGAATGGTTCACCGATCCGTTGGAAGCGTTTGCCGCGTTCCAGCGGAATCAGTTTGATGTCGTGTTGACCGACATGCAGATGAAAGGCCTGAACGGGATCGAGCTGTGCGACCGGATCGTTTCCAGTCGCAGCGACGTCCCGGTTGTCGTGATGACAGCGTTTGGCAGCATGGAAACAGCGATCGGCGCGATCCGAGCGGGAGCCTACGATTTTGTCACCAAGCCGCTCGATTTTGAGATGTTGGCGCTCACCCTGGGCCGCGCCGTCGAACGCCGCGACATGCAACAACAGATCCGCTTGCTGAGCCAACAAGTTGCGGCCGCGCGACGCGGCAGCCTGGACCAGATCTTGGGTGAAAGTCCCGTGATGCTCCGCTTGGCCGACCAGGTGCGACAGATCGCCGATTCCGAGGCATCGGTCCTGATCACCGGCGAAAGCGGATCGGGGAAGGAGATGGCAGCCCAGGCGATCCATCGCTTGAGTCGAAGATCGCAAAACACCTTTGTCGCGCTCAATTGTGCAGCGCTCCCCGAATCGCTGCTCGAAAGCGAGTTGTTCGGCCACACCAAAGGAGCATTTACCGACGCGTCGGCCGATCGCCAGGGGCTGTTCTTTCAAGCCGATGGCGGCACGATCTTCTTGGACGAATTGGGGGAGATGCCGATGCCGATGCAAGTCAAATTGCTGCGGGCGCTCGAACAGGGAGCGGCGCGTCCGGTTGGTGGTAGCGACGAACGACCGTTCAACGTCCGCTTGTTGACAGCGACCAACCGCGATTTGGAAGCGATGGTCGAAGCGGGAACGTTTCGCGAAGATCTGTTCTATCGAATCAACGTGATCCAAATCGAAATGCCGCCGCTGCGCAGCCGTGGCACCGACGTGTTGATTTTGGCTCAGCACTTTATCGATCAATTCGCCCGCCAAGCAGAGCGACCGATCGGCGGCCTATCCGAAACAGCGGCACAGAAATTAGTCGATTACAACTGGCCCGGAAACGTCCGCGAACTGCGGAACGTCATCCAACGCGCCGTCGCCTTGACGCGTTACGACCACATCGCTCCCGAAGACCTTCCCGAAAAAATTCGCAACCATCGCGGCAAACAGGTCCTGATCGGGGGCGAAGACCCGGCGGAATTGTTGCCGATGGAAGCTGTCGAAGCACGCTACATCCAACACGTTCTCGAAGCGGTCGGTGGCAACAAGACGACGGCTGCCAAGATCCTTGGATTCGATCGCAAGACGCTTTATCGAAAGCTCAAAGAAACCAAGTAG